In a genomic window of Vicinamibacterales bacterium:
- a CDS encoding M1 family aminopeptidase, whose product MSNGFLSTGAAVASSLACVAALAAQPRMPGPGIPLDLATERAGAVRDLKYELSLTVPKAQAAPLTGTMTARFRVVDGSRRIAFDFAPGETHVKAVRVNGEAVTPTFVTDHFIVPVRTGRNADMEVAIDFVAGDASLNRNPDFLYALFVPARAHLAIPVFDQPDLKARWTLRLTYPGAWVAVSNGQARPEQIVTISDVSPVVDAVGATTPLADGDVSTHTVTFAETEPLPTYLFSFVVGDFKVVEGARNGRTFHFYHRETDAAKVARNVEALFDLHDRAIRFMEDYTGIPYAFGKFDFVAIPAFQFGGMEHAGKILYNASSLLLDESATQNQYLGRASVISHETAHMWFGDLVTMRWFNDVWMKEVFANFMAAKIVNPSFPDVNHELRFLYAHYPAAYEVDRTAGANPIRQPLENLNEAGSLYGAIIYQKAPVMMRHLEALLGETSFRDGLREYLGAHRFGNATWTDLIEVLDRRTPADLAAWSTVWVESPGRPTVTTELTVKDGRIASLAFSQTDSWKRGRVWPQTLKVTLALPDGSRTIDVALTGPRTVVKEAAGWPAPAYILPNGNGWAYGGFVLDATSRDYLAAHIADVPDVLTRGAAWVTLWDALLDRAVPATRFVDTALAAVAVEPDEQSRSRILGYLTNAWWRFLPAAERTSRAASAEATLRKGLEHATTASQKSAWFGAVRRIGATPGTLAWLTRVWEKTETVEGLPLAEADYSTLALELAVRDVPRAQEILDTQLGRIENPDRKARFAFVMPALSGDPAVRERWFLSLKDVANRRREPWVLEGLDYLHHPLRAAQSARYVRPSLEMLWEIQKTGDIFFPKRWMDTTLGGYSSADTAGDVRRFLATLPKDYPPRLRNVILSSADELFRAAGQ is encoded by the coding sequence ATGTCGAACGGCTTTCTGTCGACGGGCGCCGCCGTGGCGTCGTCGCTCGCGTGCGTCGCCGCCCTCGCCGCCCAGCCACGGATGCCCGGACCGGGCATCCCGCTGGACCTGGCCACCGAACGGGCCGGCGCCGTGCGGGACCTGAAGTACGAGCTGTCGCTCACGGTGCCGAAGGCCCAGGCGGCCCCGCTCACGGGCACGATGACGGCGCGCTTCCGCGTGGTCGACGGGTCGCGGCGCATCGCCTTCGACTTCGCGCCGGGCGAGACGCACGTGAAGGCCGTGCGCGTGAACGGCGAGGCCGTGACGCCCACCTTCGTCACGGATCATTTCATCGTGCCCGTTCGCACCGGCCGCAACGCCGACATGGAGGTGGCCATCGACTTCGTGGCCGGTGATGCCTCCCTCAACCGGAACCCCGATTTCCTCTACGCGCTCTTCGTGCCGGCGCGCGCGCACCTCGCGATTCCGGTGTTCGATCAGCCCGACCTGAAGGCGCGCTGGACGTTGAGGCTGACGTATCCGGGCGCGTGGGTGGCGGTCAGCAACGGACAGGCCCGCCCCGAGCAGATCGTCACGATATCCGACGTGTCACCGGTCGTCGACGCCGTCGGGGCAACGACGCCGCTCGCGGACGGCGACGTCTCGACCCACACCGTCACCTTCGCCGAAACCGAGCCGCTGCCCACCTATCTCTTCTCGTTCGTCGTCGGCGACTTCAAGGTCGTCGAGGGCGCGCGGAACGGGCGGACGTTCCACTTCTACCATCGCGAGACGGACGCCGCGAAGGTCGCGCGCAACGTGGAGGCGCTCTTCGACCTCCACGACCGCGCCATCCGCTTCATGGAGGACTACACGGGCATTCCGTACGCGTTCGGCAAGTTCGACTTCGTGGCGATTCCCGCGTTCCAGTTCGGGGGCATGGAGCACGCCGGCAAGATTCTCTACAACGCCTCGAGCCTGCTGCTGGACGAGTCGGCCACGCAGAACCAGTACCTGGGACGCGCCTCGGTCATCTCGCATGAGACCGCGCACATGTGGTTCGGCGACCTCGTGACGATGCGCTGGTTCAACGACGTGTGGATGAAGGAAGTGTTCGCGAACTTCATGGCGGCGAAGATCGTGAACCCGTCGTTCCCCGACGTGAACCACGAGCTCCGCTTCCTCTACGCGCACTACCCCGCGGCGTACGAGGTGGACCGGACCGCGGGCGCGAATCCCATCCGCCAGCCGCTCGAGAACCTGAACGAGGCCGGCTCGCTCTACGGCGCCATCATCTACCAGAAGGCGCCGGTGATGATGCGGCACCTGGAAGCGCTGCTCGGCGAGACGTCGTTCCGGGACGGCCTGCGCGAGTACCTGGGGGCGCATCGGTTCGGCAACGCGACCTGGACCGATCTCATCGAGGTGCTCGACCGCCGGACGCCGGCGGACCTGGCGGCCTGGAGCACGGTCTGGGTGGAATCGCCGGGCCGGCCCACGGTGACGACCGAGCTCACGGTGAAGGACGGCCGGATCGCGTCGCTGGCCTTCTCGCAGACCGACTCGTGGAAGCGCGGGCGGGTCTGGCCGCAGACGCTGAAGGTCACGCTGGCCCTGCCCGACGGGTCGCGGACCATCGACGTCGCCCTCACCGGTCCGCGCACGGTCGTGAAGGAGGCCGCAGGTTGGCCCGCGCCGGCGTACATCCTGCCGAACGGCAACGGCTGGGCGTACGGCGGCTTCGTGCTGGACGCGACATCGCGCGACTACCTCGCCGCGCACATCGCGGACGTCCCCGACGTCCTCACGCGCGGGGCCGCGTGGGTCACGCTGTGGGATGCGCTGCTCGACCGCGCGGTACCCGCCACCCGGTTCGTGGACACGGCGCTCGCGGCCGTGGCCGTCGAGCCAGACGAGCAGAGCCGATCGCGCATCCTCGGCTACCTCACGAACGCCTGGTGGCGCTTCCTCCCTGCCGCCGAACGAACCTCGCGCGCGGCGTCCGCGGAAGCGACGTTGCGCAAGGGCCTCGAGCACGCCACCACGGCCAGCCAGAAGTCCGCCTGGTTCGGCGCCGTCCGCCGCATCGGTGCCACGCCGGGCACGCTCGCCTGGCTGACGCGCGTCTGGGAGAAGACCGAGACGGTGGAGGGTCTGCCGCTGGCCGAGGCCGACTACTCCACGCTCGCCCTGGAGCTCGCCGTGCGCGACGTCCCGCGGGCGCAGGAGATCCTCGACACCCAGCTCGGTCGCATCGAGAACCCGGATCGCAAGGCCCGCTTCGCGTTCGTGATGCCGGCCCTGTCCGGCGATCCCGCCGTGCGGGAGCGCTGGTTCCTGTCGCTGAAGGACGTCGCCAACCGCCGGCGCGAGCCGTGGGTACTGGAGGGCCTCGACTATCTCCACCATCCGCTCCGCGCGGCACAGTCGGCCAGGTACGTGAGGCCGAGCCTGGAGATGCTCTGGGAGATCCAGAAGACGGGCGACATCTTCTTTCCCAAGCGGTGGATGGACACCACGCTCGGCGGCTACAGCAGCGCGGACACCGCGGGCGACGTGCGCCGCTTCCTGGCGACGCTGCCGAAGGACTACCCGCCGCGGCTGAGGAACGTGATCCTCTCGTCGGCCGACGAGCTGTTCCGCGCGGCGGGTCAATAG
- a CDS encoding SGNH/GDSL hydrolase family protein, with product MAWSLWAAGAREFFVVNLPNFALTPAVRQGPAAQGAAAQFTAAFNGGLNQVLISLGALPGIHVRRLDSNAVLTSIVADPSAAGLTDVEDACLTFGVVRNPFCHLPNDCLFRDGIHPTKAGHVLLAAAAKDVLTAP from the coding sequence GTGGCGTGGTCCCTGTGGGCTGCCGGCGCACGGGAGTTCTTCGTCGTGAACCTGCCCAACTTCGCGCTGACGCCGGCGGTGCGGCAGGGTCCCGCCGCGCAGGGGGCCGCGGCCCAGTTCACGGCGGCGTTCAACGGCGGCCTGAACCAGGTGCTGATCAGCCTGGGCGCGCTGCCCGGCATCCACGTCCGTCGCCTCGACTCGAACGCGGTGCTCACGAGCATCGTCGCCGATCCGTCGGCCGCGGGTCTGACCGACGTCGAGGACGCGTGCCTGACGTTCGGCGTCGTGCGCAACCCGTTCTGCCACCTGCCGAACGACTGCCTGTTCCGGGACGGCATCCACCCGACCAAGGCGGGGCACGTCCTGCTCGCCGCGGCCGCCAAGGATGTCCTGACGGCCCCGTAG